The Proteiniphilum propionicum genome contains the following window.
ATAAAAGATGCGGATGCTCTGGTTTTTAATGATTTAGGCATAGCCCTTCTGGGGATTGAAGATGACCGGATTAAACGGCTTCAGGTAGCCAAAGCATCGGCAGATTATATTATTGAACAGGAAAAAGTGGTCTATCTGCCCGACGATATTACTGTTGACACAGATATTATATCGGCATGGGGTGTAGAGGCTATTGAAGCACTTAAATCACAGTACAGCGGGGAGGGCATAAAGATTGCGGTACTGGATACCGGCTTTGATACAGGCCATCCCGATTTTGAAGGTAGGAGTATCACTGCCAGCTCTTTTGTCCCCGATGAGTCAATTAACGACTTTCACGGACATGGGACTCACTGTATTGGGACAGCATGCGGATCTGTAGATCAGAACGGATTGCGATACGGGGTAGCCACAAAATCGCATATCTATGCGGGAAAAGTATTGAGTAATCAAGGGAGCGGTGCCCAGTCGTGGGTCCTTAACGGAATGACATGGGCAGCCAACGGTGGATGCAAGGTGATATCCATGTCGCTGGGATCGAAGGTAGACCCCGGTCAGGCATACGACATAGCGTATGAGAGAGCTGCCCTTTTTGCTCAATCAAAAGGTGCAATTGTAGTTGCTGCTGCAGGCAATGAGAGCAGACGTTCAAAAAACAAGTTCAGCCCTGTGGGAAGTCCGGCCGATTGTCCCTCCATCCTCGCAATTGCCGCTTTGGATTCGAAGTTGAATGTTGCCGATTTTTCAAACAGGGCTATCAATCCAACCGGATTGGTTGATATTGCAGCTCCCGGTGTGGCAATCTATTCTTCATGGCGAATGCCTGTAAGGTATCGCACTATCTCTGGAACCAGCATGGCCACTCCTCATGTTGCAGGAATCATGGCTCTTCTATTTGAGAAATATCCAGGCGCAACGGCTCAGAATATCGAGAATGAATTCAGGAAATTGGCCAGAAGCCTTCCTTTATCATCGGAGGATGTGGGTGATGGGTTATCCATTGCACCTTAAGGCCAGATAAATTTATTAAAATGAGGCATATCGTAATTACAATATCTGAATATTATTTAGACCGGCTTAACTCATTGGCCGAGAGCTTGCGTGAAGAAGGCTTAACCATCACCCGGTTATATGAGTTCGGTGTAATAATAGGTTTTGCCGAGGATGAGTCGATCATGAGAATTCGCAATCATGAAGGGATAGTCTCATTAACAGAAGAAAAACAGATAGATATTCCACCACCTGATTCTGATATTCAATGACAGCTGACACGGTAAGGTACTCCCAGGAATAATTATAAATTTATGAACTTTCGCATGCATCCATGCTAAGTATATATAGATATATGATATCACGGTATTTTTCGGGGTGCCCGTTGCATGCTTCCCCGATTCTTCTCTCTCATTGGCCACGCCTTTAACGGTCGCGTACAGGTATGAGCTGTAAAACACAACTTTTAAAAGTGAACTGGAGCATTTAAGAATACAAACTGTATGAAAGTATGTACCATAAAACATCGCCTTTAAAAATATTTAGCTATAAACGCAACATGGCTGTGAGTCTAATTAATTTGAGCCAATCCTGATATTTCCGACATGTTTGTTTGACAGATAACAAAATCTATTCACGAGCAAAAAAACAACTAAACATTTTGTGAATCCGTTTGAAAATAATATCTTTGCACACGTAAAGGACGAGGGAAGCAGGAAACACCGCTTCCTTTTTTGTTCATGAAAGGGATATGATTGAAAAAAAGGTGATAATCGGCCTCACCGGAGAGTATTTGAAGAATTCAGCAAATTATCTGGTGGATGTAATAGTGGGCGCAGACAATTCCATCACAGTTGAGATTGACAACGATCTGGGTGTGGATATTGATGACTGCGCTGATCTAAGCAGACACCTTGAGTCGAGGCTCAATCGCGATACAGAAGATTATGAGCTGACTGTAACATCGGCCGGACTCACCTCACCCTTCAAAATACTGCGTCAGTACAAAAAGTTTGAAGGGAAAGAGATTGAGGTCCTAAGCAAAAAAGGGCAAAAGCTTACGGGAGTGCTCAAATCGTCTGATGATGACGGCTTCACGCTATCGATCATTAAAAAGATTAAGCCCGAAGGCGCCAAACGTAAAATTGAAGTGGAAGAAGATATCCGCTTCGCATTCAATGAAGTAAAATATTCAAAATATCTTATACGATTCAAATAATATATGGGTAAGAAGAAAGAAACCATCAGTCTCATCGATACTTTTTCAGAATTCAACGAATTGAAAAATATCGATAAAGCCACACTGATAAGTGTACTGGAAGAGTCGTTCCGCAATGTGATCTCCAAAAGCAGCGGTACTGATGAGAACTACGATATCATCATTAACCCCGACAAAGGCGACCTCGAGATATGGCGCAACCGTGTGATAGTGGAAGACGATGAACTGGAGGATCCCAACCGTGAGATTACCCTTTCGGAAGCATTGAAGATAGACGAAGATTTTGAAGTGGGAGAAGAGGTTACAGATGAGGTGTCTCTCGATCATTTTGGACGCCGCACCATTCTCAACCTTCGACAGACACTTGCCTCCAAAATACTGGAACTGGAAAAAGACAATCTCTATAATAAGTATAAAGAAAAGGTGGGCGAAATTGTCTCAGGTGAAGTTTATCAGGTATGGAAAAAGGAGTTATTGCTTCTGGATGATGAGCACAACGAACTTATCATGCCCAAAACCGAACAGATACCAAGTGATTTCTTCCGAAAGGGAGAGCATGCCCGTGCTGTGGTTGCACGTGTAGAGAATAAGAACAACAATCCCAGGATTATTCTCTCACGCATATCACCTGTGTTTTTGGAACGTCTGTTCGAACAGGAGATACCTGAGATAGCTGACGGCCTTATAACTATAAAAGGTATTGCCCGCATCCCCGGAGAACGTGCTAAAGTAGCTGTTGAGGCTTACGACGACCGCATCGATCCTGTCGGGGCCTGCGTGGGAATGAAAGGATTCCGTATTCACGGTATCGTACGTGAGCTTCGCAACGAGAATATCGATGTGATCAACTTTACAAACAATACCACGCTATACATTCAAAGAGCGTTAAGCCCTGCAAGGATCAACTCTATTACCATTAAAGAAGAAGAGCGCCGTGCCGAAGTTTTCCTCAACCCTGAGGAGGTATCTCTGGCAATTGGAAAAGGAGGTGCCAACATTAAACTGGCATCAATGCTTACTGGTTATAATATAGAGGTATTCCGTGATATAGAGGGAGTGGACGAAGAAGACATCTATCTTGATGAATTCCGTGACGAAATTGATGGCTGGGTTATAGATCAGCTGAAAAAGATAGGATGTTCCACTGCCAAGAATGTACTTGCAATGAATCGTGAAAAGCTCATCAAGGAAGCCGATCTGGAAGAGAGTACAGTTGATGAAATACTAGCTATCTTGCGCTATGAGTTTGAAGATGAAGATGATTTGGATGCTCCGGATACAAACGATGAACCGGATACAAACGATGAACCGGATACAAACGATGAACCGGATACAAACAAATCGCCTGATGAGACTGAATAATGTGCGTACCTGATAAATAGTACGAGTAATAAAAAAACAATACTGTTCACAATATAAAAAGAGAGTAAAGGTTAGAAGAGATATATGCCTATAAGACTAATAAAAGTATCGAAAAATTTGAATGTGGGGATCAACAGCCTGGTTGAATTTCTCCATAAGAAAGGTATTGAAATAGAAGCAAATCCTAACGTTAAAATAGAGGATGAACAGTATGAAATACTGATTGCAGAATTCGGAAAAGACAAAAATATTCGCAGGGAAGCCAATGAGACACGGGAGAAGATGCACCGCCGCGATGAAAAACGTGAAACTGTTGCAATAGAAGGATACGAACTCCCCGAAGAACAGACTCCCAGAAAAAAAGTGGAAAAAGAGATTATAGAAACAGAGATCCCAAAAGAGATGAAGCCCCATTTCAATGTTGTAGGCAGCATCGACCTGGACAGCCTCAACAAAAAGAAAGTTGAGCCGATTAAAGAGGTGCCGGTAAGTGAAAAAGCGGCGGAAACTGATAAAACAACTCTCCCCCATGAGCCGGAAATTGTTCCCCAACCTTCAGTTGAACCTGAAATCAAACAGGATCAGCCTGAAGTAACTATAGAGGAAAAACCTGCACAGGTAAAAGAAGAGGAGATTAAGAGTGCAGAGCCCGTGGAAAAGAAACCACATATTTCAGAAAAGGAAAAGGCTGAGACCAAGGAAACCGAAACCTCAGTCCCCGAAAAAGCTCAGGTGAAACCTGTGGAAGGGGTAAAACAGAAGAGTAAACTTTTTACGGATGAGGCTATACAAAAAAGCGGACCAGCAGCAGAAGAGGTGAAACAAAAAAAAGAACCCGCAGATGACGAGGCTAAACAAAAAAGCGAGCCCGTAGCTGAAGATGCGAAAAAAGCTGAAGGGACAAGGAGCGATAAGGTTTTCCGCATCCACAAAAATAAACTGGAGCCGAACATAGTGGTTAAAGGGTCAATCGACCTCGACTCCATAAACGATCGCACACGCCCCCCCAGGAAATCTAGGGCACAGCGAAAGAAAGAGCGTCTGGAACGGGAGCAGAAAGCCCTTGACAGTAAAAAGCTGAAAGAAGAAAAGGTGAAACAGCTGAAGAAAGAAGCTATTGATGAAAAGAAAAAACACACTGTCTCACCCGAACGCGACGAAGAGAGCAAGAAGAAAAAACGTAAGCGTATCCGCACGAGTAAAGTCAATATCGATAAACCCGGTACATACAACCAGGCTTCAGGAAACGACAGAAGAATGTCGCTCAGGAAACCGATAAAGGCGGAGGTGAGTGAAGAGGATGTTCAGAAGCAGATAAAAGAAACCCTTGCCCGCCTAACCGAAAAAAGAGGGAAAAAAGGCGGTGCAAAATACCGCCGTGAAAAACGAGAAGCAAGCGCCCAGAGATATCAGGAAGAGCTCAAGCAACAGGAGAAAGAAAGCCGTATATTACAGCTCACAGAGTTTGTAACTGCCAATGACTTGGCCAACATGATGAATATTCCCGTAACAAACGTCATCTCCACCTGTATGAGCCTCGGCGTTATGGTAGCCATAAACCAGCGTCTCGATGCAGAGACCATCAACATTGTAGCTGAAGAGTACGGCTTCAAAACCCAGTATGTAAGTGCCGATGTGATAGAAGCTATTGCCGAAGAGAAGGATGATCCTGAAGACCTGATTCCCCGTCCCCCCATTGTAACGGTAATGGGCCATGTGGACCACGGGAAAACATCGTTGCTTGACAGTATTCGCAGTACCAATGTAATCGCCGGTGAAGCCGGAGGGATCACACAGCATATAGGTGCATACAATGTGACATTGGGAGAGGGTGGAAAGATTACCTTCCTCGACACACCCGGTCACGAAGCGTTTACCGCCATGCGCGCTCGCGGAGCAAAGGTGACAGACGTAGCCATTATAATTGTTGCAGCCGACGATAACGTGATGCCCCAAACAGTTGAAGCAATCAACCATGCTGGTGCAGCTGGTGTGCCCATTGTTTTTGCGATCAACAAAATAGATAAACCAGGGGCAAACCCCGAAAAGATAAAAGAGAAACTGGCCGAGATGAATTATCTTGTTGAAGACTGGGGAGGAAAATACCAGTCGCAGGATATTTCGGCAAAAAAAGGTACCGGTATCCGCGAGCTGCTAGAGAAAGTGCTTCTCGAAGCCGATCTTCTGGAACTTAAAGCCAATCCTAATCGCAGAGCTTCTGGCTCCATCATTGAATCATCACTTGACAAAGGAAGGGGTTACGTGGCAACCGTACTCGTGGAGAACGGCACACTGTGTCAGGGCGATATAGTGCTAGCAGGATCATATTTCGGCCGTGTGAAAGCCATGTTCAACGAACGTAACCAGCGTATTGAAAAGGCTGCTCCGTCGGAACCGGCATTGATACTTGGGCTTAACGGAGCACCTCAGGCAGGCGACACTTTCAATGTAATGGAGACCGAACAGGAGGCCCGTTCAATATCCAACCGCCGCGAACAACTGCAACGTGAACAGTCGCTACGCACTCAGAAAATGCTTACCCTTGACGATATAGGCCGCCGCATTGCAATTGGCAACTTCCAACAGTTGAACATTATTGTGAAAGGCGATGTGGACGGATCGGTAGAAGCTCTCTCCGACTCACTCATTCGCCTCTCAACTGAAGAAATTCAGGTGAACGTGATTCACAAGGCTGTAGGCCAGATTTCGGAATCGGACGTAACGCTCGCCGCTGCCTCCGATGCTGTTATCATCGGGTTCCAGGTACGTCCTTCCCTCGGCGCACGCAAGGAGGCTGAAAAAGAGGGTGTCGACATCCGTCTCTATTCAATTATTTATGATGCCATAGAAGAGGTGACTGCAGCAATGGAAGGCATGCTCTCTCCAGAAATAAAGGAAGAGATAACCGGGAATGTGGAAGTGCTGGATGTATTTAAGATATCAAAGGTAGGTACCGTTGCCGGCTGTATGGTTCGCGACGGAAAGATAAAACGCTCCAGCCGTATTCGTCTGATTCGCGAGGGTATAGTTATCTTTACAGGCGAGCTTGATTCACTCAAACGTTTCAAGGACGATGTAAAAGAGGTTACATACGGTTATGAATGCGGAATCACCATTCGTAATTTCAATGACATAAAAGTTGGTGATATTATTGAATCTTACGAAGAAACGGAGATAAAGAAGACTTTGTAAATGAATGAATGAATAATTAATTATTCAACAAAAAATAGATTATTATGACAAAAAAAGTTTTTTTCAGTCTTAGTGTATTTATTTTATTGACAAGTGGAACACTCTTTTCTCAGCAGGTAGTACCACAAGTTTTCATAGCTTATGTGAACACTACGGAGATACTGGATATGATACCAGATAAAGTGCAGGCTACGAAGGACTTGATTGCCTTAAGTGACAACTACAAGAAAGAGTTGGAGTTAATGCAGAACGAATACAATAAAAAATATTCCGATTACATTACATACCAAGCGTCACTGGCAGAAAACATCAAGCTGCGCAGAATGCAAGAGTTGACCGAACTTGAAAACAAGATGGAGCAATTCATGGAACTGGCTCAGCAAGATATTGAAAGTCAAGAAAAGGCAATGCTTAAACCGTTAAAAGAAAAGATCATCAATGCTATCAAGGCAGTGGGTATTGAACGTAACTTCACTGTTATCTACGATCTAGCCAATCCGGGTATTGCATTCGTTTCACCCGACGCAGTTGATGCAAATCCATTTGTAAAAGAAAAACTGGGTATCCGTTAAATAATACCAACTATTGTGAAGGAGCAGTTTTCTGCAAAAGCGGGTGCCATCGGTATATTCGATTCCGGGTATGGCGGACTCACGGTTTTGTCCGGGATAAGGGCCATCATGCCTGGGTACGACTATATTTACCTGGGCGATAATGCACGTGCTCCTTATGGTAACCGCTCCTTTGAGAGGGTTTACGAATTCACACTTGAAGCGGTAAAATGGTTTTTTTCACAAGGCTGTCATTTGGTAATCCTGGCATGTAACACAGCCTCGGCAAAAGCACTGAGAACCATCCAGCAAGCCAATCTGCCGGCAATAGATCCACAGAGAAGGGTACTGGGCGTTATCCGTCCAACAGCAGAGTCTGTTGAAGGCTTATCGAATACTGGTCATATTGGTGTGCTAGGAACAGAGGGAACAATACAATCGCGATCTTATGAGATTGAAATTAAAAAACTTCATCCACATCTTACTGTAACAGGCGAAGCATGTCCCATGTGGGTGCCTTTAGTGGAGAACAGGGAGTATGATAAGCCGGGGGCCGATTATTTTGTAAAACAACATATCAAACGCCTCCTTGAGAGAGATCCGCTAATAGACACTATAATACTGGGATGTACACACTATCCTCTGCTGATGCAGAAGATTAATCAGTACCTGCCTGAGAATGTAAAAGCCATTGCTCAGGCAAGATATATAGCCGAAAGCCTGAACGATTATCTGAAAAGGCATCCCGAGATGGATAAAAAATGTACAAAAAACGGCACTGTAAAATATTTTACTACGGAATCGCCCGGGAAATTCAAACAACTGGCATCACTCTTTCTCAATGAACAGATTGATGCCGGGCAAACAACACTTTAACTGAAATAATGAATTGGTTCGATCTGACCATAGGTATTATTCTGCTTGTAGCTTTCATCAACGGATACCGCAAGGGATTCGTAATGCAGGTTATAGGTTTTGCAACAGTAGTGCTAGCAGCTATTTTCGGAGGAAGGATCGCGGAGAAAATTTTACCGGAAGTAATCAATATAAGTAATCTCTCAACCGATGCTGCAAAGGTTTTATCCTTTATCCTTGCTTTTGCATTAATTGCCATAGTACTCTCACTGATAGGCCGCCTTTTGCAGCGATTTATCGATATGGTTTTTCTTAGTATCATAAACCGATTGCTGGGTGCCGTTATTGCAGCGGGTACCATGATGCTTTTTCTGAGCATTATACTTAATATGATACTTATGCTCGATAAAAACGAGTTGATAATAAAGAAAAACATAAAGGAAGAGTCGTTCTTCTTTGAGCGTGTTGAGGTGGTTTTGCCTGCCATTGTTCCTTATATTGATAAAGAATTCAGTGATGGATATGTACCTGAAAAGTATCGTAAGGAAATAGAAAAAAAGTCGGACAGCATTTTTCAAACCAAGCCTAACTCAAACGCTATTGATTCAACTTTTCAAAAACGTCATTTCGAAACCAATTAAAAAGCATGAAGATAAGGATACACAAAGAGGGTAAAATTGCGCTGGTAAAAATTTTTGCAGCTCTTCTAATGATTAATGCAGCTATCTTCTACTTTTTTCCAAACACTCTCTTTTCGGTAGTTATATTGGCGGTGTCGTTAATTTTGTTTGCAATGGCACTTAACTTTTACAAAAAACCCGACCGGGTCTATAAGGGAGACCTTCACGGGTTGGTGAGCGCACCTGCCGACGGCAGGGTTGTTGTTATAGAAAAGGTGTTTGAGAAAATGTTTTTCAAAGAAGAATGTATACAGATCTCCATTTTCATGTCGTTTTTTAACGCACACTCTAACTGGGTACCGGTGAGTGGAAAAATCATCCACATGTCTCACCTGGAGGGAAATTTTCATGCTGCATACCTGCCAAAATCGAGTCACGAGAATGAGCATACAAACATTCTGATTGAGACTCCCGATCATGGTAAAGTCCTAACAAAGCAGATTGCCGGTGCTGTTGCACGAAGGATTGTCACCTACGTAAATGAAGGCGATGAGGTACATATAGGTTCACCGTTAGGTTTTATAAAACTGGGCTCCAGAATGGATGTTTTTCTGCCGCTCGGAAGTGAAATCCTTGTTGACCTTGGCGAAGAGGTGCGTTCCAACGCAACCTTTCTTGCACGTCTGCCCCAAAAAGATAAATAGTTATGCGGAAACAGATACCAAATATTTTAACATTACTTAATCTCTTTTCAGGATGTATAGCTATCACTATGGCCTTTCAGGGAAACTTCACGGCTGTGGCAATATGGGTCGCTGTTGCTGCACTTTTCGATTTTTTGGATGGGATGGCTGCACGTATATTGAAAGCATACTCTGCCATTGGGAAAGAACTGGACTCACTTGCCGATGTAGTCAGTTTCGGGGTTGCCCCGGCATCAGCAGTGTTTATTCTGCTGCGTGACCACTCCCTCTTTCCCGGCTATCTGGATACCGGCAGCTTATTTATCCCATATCTGGCATTCCTTATTCCTGTTTTTTCCGCACTCAGGCTTGCCCGGTTCAATATCGATGATAGAGAAACTACTACATTCATGGGACTCCCGACACCCGCTAACGGGCTCTTCTGGGTAAGCTACTGCTGCGGATTGCATGTCTTGACCAGTGAAAAAGAATATCTTTTTTATATTACTGCCGGTGCAATATTTCTGATGTCTCTTCTAATGGTCTCAGGAATACCGATGTTTTCACTTAAAATAAAACAGATCAGATTAAAAGGCAATGAGAGACAATTGCTTTTAATATTGCTGATGATAGCTTTTATTGCCATTTGGGGTATAATTGGTGTTGCCTTTGGAATAGTATCATATATTGTTCTTTCAATTGTACTTTCAAGCAAATTTTTTGCATCTGAATCCGAAGAATAGTCGCATCTGCCGTCATTTAAGTCATGCCTGGCATCAATCCATCCTGCATTTTGCAGAATATATGGCGCCTTCTTTCACTTCAGTCAGCGCCCGGGTCAACAAGTAGCAATTCGTTAAATAATACAAACATAATCAATCTATTGTCCGATTCATTGTATCTTTACTTTATTATTAAATATTTTTCATTCACCATATGGGATTTCTGATTAAATTTTTTTTAGTATTCATGGCTGTTTATTTCCTGATGAAATCATTCGGAAGATGGCTATTGGGAAAACGTACAAGACATTCTTCAAATTACGGCCGGCAACAGTCCAGACAGAATAAACAACCGGAATCACAGGAAAATCGTATCATCGAATATCAAAAAAAAAGATTTGAATCAAGTGAAGCGGAAGATGTGGATTTTGTGGAAATAAAAGATCATAACAGATAATATTTTATTGTAAACAATAGATCAATATATCAATGATGGGGCTGTTCCAAAAGGGCAGCCCCTTTTTTAAAAAAGCAGGCGGCATCTTGTTAACATTCATATACACTTTTCGCAAAAAATAAAAGATATTTTTCTGAGATGATGAAAAGCTAAGAAGTAACCGCTTAAACACAATTTTTCCATCGCTTTTCAGTTATATAGTTGATGGGAAAACGAAGGTTTCTGTGTTTACTGTTTCTGTCAGCCTGCTGTCTACTACATATGCAGGCTCAGTGGAATGCTCCTTTCAGTCACTACTGGATGGCAAAAGGTTACTATAATCCTTCATTTGCGGGCGAGGGTAGCCAGATAAGAGCAACTGTACTGTACCGATATCAGTGGACAGGTATAAAAAACGCCCCGCAAAGAATGCTCATTACAGGCGATATGCCTTTCTTGTTCCATAACAGGCTGCATGCCGCCGGTGTGGTTGCATACTACGATGTTAGCGGGACATTTCGCAACTCACTGCTGGCAGCTCAGTACTGCCTCAGGCAGCCTGCAGGCAAAGGATTTCTAAACATAGGTTTACAGGCAGGGGTATACAACCTTGCCTTCGATCCGGGAAGCATCAGTATTACCGGCGATCACACCCAACAGGATATGAGGGGCACAGTGGAAGTTTATCGTGCCTCCGGAAAAGTGTTCGACCTAAATGCAGGTATCTCCTGGATAGGGGATAACAGCTTCGCAGGCATATCAGCCATGCACACCGGTCGTCCACGGTTTTCCGTTTTCAGCGACTCCATCACCGGCAATACTCCCATTGCCTCAAATACAGCTAGTATAACCGACGCATCCCCAGGCAACACTAACTACAATGACCTGCAACCCAATTCTAATGACTCTTTTGTTCCGCGCTCCTATATTTTTATTGCCGGATGCAATATAAGACTGTTTTATCCGTTAGAAATAAAACCTATAGTGTTGCTTGAAACCGAACCCGGCGATACACAGGTGCTGACAACAATTCGTCTGGAATATGATAAAAAATACTCCGGCGGAATCTCGTGGCGGAAAGGCGACGGGTATGCCATTTTTACAGGGGCCAACCTTGAAGATCTGGAGTTTGGTTATGCCTGCTCCTTTCATTCTAAGGGAATGGGAAAAGACAGCCGGGGCAGCCACGAATTGTATCTGCGGTACAACATCTCATCCTGCATTTTTAAGTCGGCCCGTCAGCCACATAAAAGCATCAGGCTTTTGTAGAGAAGTGATTTGGCGTAAAGCAAAATCGTTTACTACCCGAATGATACTTCAGATTTGTTGCATAAAAGTGATGTG
Protein-coding sequences here:
- a CDS encoding PorP/SprF family type IX secretion system membrane protein; the protein is MGKRRFLCLLFLSACCLLHMQAQWNAPFSHYWMAKGYYNPSFAGEGSQIRATVLYRYQWTGIKNAPQRMLITGDMPFLFHNRLHAAGVVAYYDVSGTFRNSLLAAQYCLRQPAGKGFLNIGLQAGVYNLAFDPGSISITGDHTQQDMRGTVEVYRASGKVFDLNAGISWIGDNSFAGISAMHTGRPRFSVFSDSITGNTPIASNTASITDASPGNTNYNDLQPNSNDSFVPRSYIFIAGCNIRLFYPLEIKPIVLLETEPGDTQVLTTIRLEYDKKYSGGISWRKGDGYAIFTGANLEDLEFGYACSFHSKGMGKDSRGSHELYLRYNISSCIFKSARQPHKSIRLL